The genomic window AGTCGTTCTGGCTGAAGGCGTACTGGTAGGCGAGCTGGTTGACCGAGTAGTCGTTGGGCACGATGCCGAAGCTCGCCTGGGAGATCAGCTCGGGTTCCACGAACAACTGCGTGCCGGCCGCCAGTGAGAGGATCGCCATGTACGCCACCCATTTGCGGATCATGGGCAGTTGGATGCTCCAGGCTCGGCGGACCGGACCGGCGCCATCGACACGGGCCGCCTCCATGAGCTCGGCCGGGATCGTGTTCAGCGCCCCGTAGAGCACCAGGATCCAGCCACCGGCTCCGGTCCAGAACGCGATGACGGCGAACAGGACGGGCAGGTGATCCGGCGCGATGACGTCGGTGAAATGCTCGTTCCCGGTCCAGCGGAGCAGCAGGGACACCGGACTGACGGTCGGGTCCAGCATGAACAGCCAGAGCAGCACGCTCGACGCCCCCGCCAGCGCTCCCGGTACGTAGTAGGCGAACCGGATGAACGTCCGGGTCGCCTTGAAGGTGACCCGGTGCACGAGAAGTGCGAGGACCACGACGAGCACGGTCAGCGACACCAGCCAGAAGACCAGGTACAGCGCGACATGCCCGCACGCCGCGAGGAACCGGTAGTCGCTCACCGTTCTGGTGAAGTTGCTCAGTCCCGCGAACCGGCCCGCGGGGTCGGTGAAGGCCAGGAAGGCGGAGTAGGCCACCGGTATCACCCCGAACAGGGCCAGCAGCACCACATAGCCGGAGACGAACAGATGCCCAGGCCGGAGCCCCCGGGAGCGGGCCGCCGGCCGGCTCCCGGAGGACTCGGCCGAGGCCGGCACCGCGGTCTCCCGCACGACCACCGAGGTCATTTGGTCCTCACCTTGTAGCCGAGCACCTGGGCTTCCTGCTCGATCGTCTTCTGCCAGGCCGGCAGCAGCGACTCGACGCTCTCCCCTCGTGTCATCCCGGCCTGGACCGACTTGGCCCACAGCGCCTCCTGGCTGAACTCGACCGAACCCCAGCCCGGCCAGACCATGCCCGCCGCCGCGATCAGCGGCGGGGCGATGTCCTGTGCGTAGTAGCCGCCGGCCTGCTGCGCCGTGAGCCAGCGGCCGGCGGCCGCGGAGTGGGCCGGATAGGTCGGTGCCGGCTCGCCGTCGAACGATTCGTGCGTGGTGACCCAGGTGGCGAACTGCACTGCCGCGGCAAGGTTCTTGCTGTGCGAGGAGATCCACCACGCGCCGCCGCCGACGTTTCCGGTGACCGGCGGGTCCTGGTCCGCCCAGTGCAGCGGAGCACCGACCGCGATCTGACCCTTGGGCGTCTTGAGCGCACCCTGGAACAGCGAACCGCCGAACCAGCTCGGCCCCGGCAGCATCAGCACCTTGTCGCCCTGCTCCTTCGCGAACTCCGGCCCGAACATCGGCAGGGTCGACATCGTCTTGTTCGCGATCAGGCGATCGAGCAGCTTCGCGGCGCGCACGCACTTGGGGTCCGAGGTGTTCACCGCGATCGCCTTGGCGCCGGTGACGTGGTTCGCCGGACACTGCGAGCCCCACATGTAGATCTCCGGAGCCCAGGCGTCGCCGGCCGTCCCCACGACGTAGCCCGGGTGCTCGGTGGCCACTCTGTCGGCCAACTGCTCGTACTGCTCCCAGGTGGTGGGGACCTCGTAGCCCCACTTGTCCATGAGCGACTTGTTGTACCAGAGCACGTTCTGCGCCAGGTCGTTGCGCAGGCAGTAGGTCATGCCCTCGACCGTGCACGGCGCGAGCGCCCCCGTGGCGAAGCCGTCGAGCGTGGACGACGGCACCAGGCCCTTGTTGAGCGGCGCCAGAGCACCTGTGCCGGACAGGGAGCCCCACGAGGCGGCGTTGTTGTCCGTGGTGAACGCGACGTCCGGCCAGCCGGAGCCCGCGCGGTCGTACAGATGCGACTTGGTCTTGAAGGTGTTCGAGCCGTTGGCGCCGCCGTCGTACGACACGATCTTGATCTTCGTGTCGGGGTGGGCCTTCTCGAAGGCCTTGGCGGCGGGGAGTCGCGACGAGTCGACCCACACGGTGATCGCGCTGCCCGCGTCCTGGGCCGCGGTCTTGAACCCGTACTTGCTGTTCTTGTCCGCCAGTGACGGACCGCCACTGCCGACCGACATCCCGCCGCTGCACGCCGCGAGGAGCACGGAAACGGCCGTGACGACCACCCCCAGAGCCCCTCCGCGCCGCATCCGCACGCGCTCACGCCTGCCCCTCATGCACGCCTCATCTCTGTCAGGGGTCGCTTCATCGCGATGAAGGTGTGATATCATACAAGTGATATCACTTCAATGGGTTACGCTTCGGTAGGCTGCCGCGAACGACGGCAGAAGCTCACCTTGCACTCAGGAGACCGGATGGATTCGCTACCGACTGCTGGGCCCACCGTCTCGGCTCTGCACGGCGCGGGCCGGCGGCTCGGCCCGGCAGTGGTCCGACAGCTCGTCGACGACATCGTGAGCCAGGCGTACTCCTCCGACACACCGATGCCGACCGAGGCCGAGCTGTGCACCCGCTTCGGCGTCAGCCGCACGGTCATCCGGGAGTCGCTGAAGCTCCTGCAGGACAAGGGGCTGGTCCGGATCGTGCAGGGCAAGGGCACCCGGATCACCCCTGCCGAGGAATGGGACCTGATCGACGACGTGGTCCTGTCGTCCCTGGTCCGCCACGACTCCTCACTGGCGATCCTCGATCAGCTGATCCGGGTGCGCGCGGCGCTCGAGCGGGAGATGGCCGGCGCGGCAGCTCTCGCAGGTCTGGCGGGCGTGAGCCGGATCCGCGAAGCGTACGACGAGATGCTCCGGACGGTCGCGTCCCCCGCGGAGTTCGCGGCGGCCGACGTGCGCTTCCACGACGCCGTGATGCAGGCTTCCGGCAACCGGCTCGGACACGCGATCGTGACCAGCATCCACGACAAGGCCAGAGCGACCGGCCGCTATCACGGCTCGGCCACCCAGGCCGCCCTCGACCGGACGCTGGACGAGCACCTCGCAATCCTCGAAGCGATCGAGAGCGGCGACACCGACGCCGCCCAACGGGCCACGTACGCCCACATCGTGGACGCCTGGCGGCGGCGCCGCCAGGCCCCGGAGGAGACCACGCAGTCGCCGGCGGGGTGACGAGCACGCTGAAACGCCGGTGCGCGGCCGGACCCGACGGGCCGAGAACCGGCGGCAGTTGCCTCCAGGTGCCACCTGTGGTGGGCACGGAGACGATCGGCGCGAGGACTTCACGGCCGCCGTGTCACCGGCGGCTCACGAGGCTCGGTCAGACCACGTAGACGAAGACGCCGGGGGCGGCATCGCTGCCGCCCGTGGTGGTGACCACGATGGCGGCTGTGCCCAACTCGTGTGCGGGGGCCAAGGCGGCGATCTGTGTATCGGACAGGACGGCGAAAGTGGCCGGGAGGCCGTCAAAGGTCACGCCCGTGGGCGTCGAGAGATTCGTGCCCGTGATGGAGACGAGGGTGCCGCCTGCGGGCAGGCCCGACGGCGGGCTGAACGCTGTGACGGTCGGTGGGTCCACGAAGCCGTAAGACGCCTCGGCGATTCCGCCACGGGTGGTCACGACCAGCGGTACGGTGCCGGCTGCTGTGGCGGGCGTGAGGACGGTGACCTGGCTGTCGTCCACCACTGTCGGTGTGACGACGGTTCCGCCGAAGTCCACGGACTCGGCGGTACCGAGGTTGCGCCCCGCCATGGTGATCGTGCTTCCCCCTGCCACCGGACCCGACGCAGGCGAGACGTCGACGACGACAGGCGGTGGGATGTAATGGAAGGGCAGCGGACCGCTCGTACCGCCCGGCGTGATGACGGTGGCCTCGACCACGCCCGCACCCGACGGAGGGACGACCGACACCGACGTCGCTGAATTTCCGGTGATGGTGGCCGGCTTGTCCCCGAAGCGAACGGCGGTGGCGCCGCCGAGGCCGGTGCCCGTGAAGGTCACCGTAGAGCCACCGCCGGTGGAGCCCTGGTCCGGATCGAAACGCCGGGCAGCCGCACGCGGTTCGGTTGCTCCCCGTCCCGTCAGCCCGCCACCC from Streptomyces formicae includes these protein-coding regions:
- a CDS encoding carbohydrate ABC transporter permease produces the protein MTSVVVRETAVPASAESSGSRPAARSRGLRPGHLFVSGYVVLLALFGVIPVAYSAFLAFTDPAGRFAGLSNFTRTVSDYRFLAACGHVALYLVFWLVSLTVLVVVLALLVHRVTFKATRTFIRFAYYVPGALAGASSVLLWLFMLDPTVSPVSLLLRWTGNEHFTDVIAPDHLPVLFAVIAFWTGAGGWILVLYGALNTIPAELMEAARVDGAGPVRRAWSIQLPMIRKWVAYMAILSLAAGTQLFVEPELISQASFGIVPNDYSVNQLAYQYAFSQNDFNGSAAISIDLLIITLLCAGLFVWRGRLFETD
- a CDS encoding ABC transporter substrate-binding protein, producing MRGRRERVRMRRGGALGVVVTAVSVLLAACSGGMSVGSGGPSLADKNSKYGFKTAAQDAGSAITVWVDSSRLPAAKAFEKAHPDTKIKIVSYDGGANGSNTFKTKSHLYDRAGSGWPDVAFTTDNNAASWGSLSGTGALAPLNKGLVPSSTLDGFATGALAPCTVEGMTYCLRNDLAQNVLWYNKSLMDKWGYEVPTTWEQYEQLADRVATEHPGYVVGTAGDAWAPEIYMWGSQCPANHVTGAKAIAVNTSDPKCVRAAKLLDRLIANKTMSTLPMFGPEFAKEQGDKVLMLPGPSWFGGSLFQGALKTPKGQIAVGAPLHWADQDPPVTGNVGGGAWWISSHSKNLAAAVQFATWVTTHESFDGEPAPTYPAHSAAAGRWLTAQQAGGYYAQDIAPPLIAAAGMVWPGWGSVEFSQEALWAKSVQAGMTRGESVESLLPAWQKTIEQEAQVLGYKVRTK
- a CDS encoding IPT/TIG domain-containing protein; amino-acid sequence: MTGRGATEPRAAARRFDPDQGSTGGGSTVTFTGTGLGGATAVRFGDKPATITGNSATSVSVVPPSGAGVVEATVITPGGTSGPLPFHYIPPPVVVDVSPASGPVAGGSTITMAGRNLGTAESVDFGGTVVTPTVVDDSQVTVLTPATAAGTVPLVVTTRGGIAEASYGFVDPPTVTAFSPPSGLPAGGTLVSITGTNLSTPTGVTFDGLPATFAVLSDTQIAALAPAHELGTAAIVVTTTGGSDAAPGVFVYVV
- a CDS encoding FadR/GntR family transcriptional regulator, producing the protein MDSLPTAGPTVSALHGAGRRLGPAVVRQLVDDIVSQAYSSDTPMPTEAELCTRFGVSRTVIRESLKLLQDKGLVRIVQGKGTRITPAEEWDLIDDVVLSSLVRHDSSLAILDQLIRVRAALEREMAGAAALAGLAGVSRIREAYDEMLRTVASPAEFAAADVRFHDAVMQASGNRLGHAIVTSIHDKARATGRYHGSATQAALDRTLDEHLAILEAIESGDTDAAQRATYAHIVDAWRRRRQAPEETTQSPAG